Proteins found in one Pseudochaenichthys georgianus chromosome 13, fPseGeo1.2, whole genome shotgun sequence genomic segment:
- the socs9 gene encoding suppressor of cytokine signaling 9, whose protein sequence is MSLPKESGNRGKDRERGARPKVRQSRSEERRDARSGRKGGKGKKKGHASYEPAAERPVSDGFQYGELLSDLETRDQSSSSSLKESWRWQGLEAAASLLGQEQVIARPGLGTVCSATEKPGESESRGSSSTRTPWQKIQDAMGQCFPIKTHSAAAPPPSPSPSPPPEAPSPSAACASSRRLIHLSELMLDDCPFPVGSELAQKWYLIKQHTAPITQPHVLDSEVVCSAPTSAMAAVVEDVDDRLRERRRISIEQGVEPPPNAEIHTFEVTAQINPLYKHGPKLAHGMSELAGAERASVHQQQQLLLQRQQQHQLLLQSCLDTLDEVVASASAPSQTCDPIPDPLVDPEVSATNVPSKAILPSTEDHKHHDGYRIHTQIDYIHCLVPDLLQITNLPCYWGVMDRYEAETLLEGKPEGTFLLRDSAQEGYLFSVSFRRYGRSLHARIEQWNHNFSFDVHDPSVFHAPTVTGLLEHYKDPNSCMFFEPLLSNPIYRTQPFTLQQICRAVTSSCTTYDGINMLPIPNALKKHLKEYHYKQRVRVRPMDTWWE, encoded by the coding sequence ATGTCATTACCAAAGGAGTCAGGAAACCGAGGAAAAGATCGAGAGAGAGGGGCTCGTCCCAAAGTGAGACAGAGCCGTTCTGAGGAGAGACGAGATGCACGCAGTGGACGCAAAGGTGGAAAGGGGAAGAAAAAAGGCCATGCTTCCTATGAACCAGCAGCTGAGAGGCCTGTCAGTGATGGCTTTCAGTATGGTGAGCTGTTGAGTGACCTAGAGACCAGGGACcaatcctcctcctcttctttgaAAGAGAGTTGGAGATGGCAGGGTTTGGAAGCCGCTGCCTCATTACTAGGACAAGAACAGGTAATAGCCAGGCCTGGACTGGGAACAGTTTGCTCTGCTACAGAGAAACCTGGCGAAAGTGAGAGTAGAGGGTCAAGCAGCACACGCACTCCCTGGCAAAAAATCCAAGATGCAATGGGACAGTGTTTCCCAATAAAAACTCACAGTGCAGCCGCACCACCACCTTCTCCGTCTCCGTCGCCACCTCCAGAGGCTCCTTCACCGTCAGCTGCCTGTGCATCTTCGAGGCGCCTGATCCACCTCAGTGAGTTGATGTTGGATGACTGCCCTTTCCCTGTAGGATCGGAGCTGGCTCAGAAGTGGTACCTTATTAAGCAACACACAGCACCCATCACCCAGCCTCATGTGCTTGATTCCGAAGTCGTGTGCAGTGCGCCGACTTCGGCCATGGCTGCTGTGGTGGAGGATGTAGATGACAGGTTGCGAGAGCGCAGGCGCATCAGCATTGAACAAGGCGTCGAGCCACCACCCAACGCAGAGATCCACACATTTGAGGTGACGGCCCAAATTAACCCTCTGTACAAGCACGGCCCCAAGCTGGCTCATGGTATGAGTGAGTTAGCCGGGGCCGAGAGAGCCTCCGttcatcagcagcagcagctccttctccaaagacagcagcagcaccagctCCTTCTGCAGAGCTGTTTGGACACTCTGGATGAGGTGGTTGCCTCCGCTTCAGCCCCCTCCCAGACCTGTGACCCTATCCCTGACCCTCTGGTTGACCCAGAGGTGTCAGCGACCAACGTGCCCTCCAAAGCCATTCTTCCGTCGACCGAGGATCACAAACATCACGATGGCTACCGCATTCATACTCAGATTGATTACATCCACTGTTTAGTTCCAGACCTGCTTCAGATCACGAACCTCCCGTGTTACTGGGGGGTGATGGACCGCTACGAGGCAGAGACGTTGCTCGAGGGAAAGCCTGAAGGCACCTTTCTGCTACGTGACTCTGCCCAGGAGGGATACCTGTTCTCTGTTAGCTTCCGCCGCTACGGCCGCTCACTCCATGCACGCATTGAACAGTGGAACCACAATTTCAGCTTCGACGTGCATGACCCCAGTGTCTTCCATGCGCCCACCGTTACAGGGCTGCTGGAGCACTACAAGGACCCCAACTCCTGCATGTTTTTCGAGCCCCTGCTGTCAAACCCCATCTATCGCACACAGCCCTTCACTCTGCAACAAATCTGCAGAGCGGTCACCAGCAGCTGCACAACCTATGATGGCATTAACATGCTACCCATTCCTAATGCTTTGAAAAAGCACCTGAAAGAATACCACTATAAGCAGAGAGTACGTGTACGGCCAATGGATACCTGGTGGGAATGA